One Malus domestica chromosome 11, GDT2T_hap1 genomic region harbors:
- the LOC139189568 gene encoding wee1-like protein kinase, with protein sequence MSAHSRLCLTQLFCSLPSSAPLGTDVDPSFDDREFILSQDFFCTPDYITPDNQPMVNGWDCSKLEDIPCPRSPEKSNTVKSNTVKVAYSCSRYICHSLKPFAYAFYYFCILCRRKAMMEVQSLAALGSHENIVGYYSSWFENEQLHIQMELCDHSLSINKFSRPFKDGEILEALYQVAKALQFIHRRGIAHLDVKPDNIYVKNGVYKLGDFGCATLLDNSLPIEEGDARYMPQEILNEKYGDLDKADIFSLGVAVYELIRGSPLPESGPQILNLREGKLPLLPGHSLQFQNLLKVMLDPNPVWRPSAKDLVENPIFDKVKRNGRA encoded by the exons ATGAGTGCGCACAGTAGACTCTGTTTGACTCAATTATTTTGTAGCCTTCCCTCCTCCGCTCCTCTCGGCACCGACGTTGACCCCAGTTTCGACGACCGGGAGTTCATACTCAGCCAAGACTTCTTCTG CACTCCCGATTATATCACACCGGATAATCAGCCTATGGTGAACGGCTGGGATTGCAGCAAG CTGGAAGATATCCCTTGCCCCAGATCACCGGAGAAGTCGAATACCGTTAAGTCGAATACCGTTAAGGTTGCTTACTCATGCTCTAGATATATCTGCCATTCGTTGAAGCCATTTGCTTATGCATTTTATTACTTTTGTATCCTTTGCAGGAGAAAGGCTATGATGGAAGTTCAATCTTTGGCAGCTTTAG GGTCCCATGAAAACATTGTTGGATACTATTCGTCTTGGTTTGAAAATGAGCAGCTGCACATTCAGATGGAGTTATGTGATCACAGCCTATCCATCAACAAATTTTCCCGACCATTCAAAGATGGGGAGATTTTAGAAGCCTTGTATCAG GTTGCAAAAGCATTGCAGTTTATACACAGGCGAGGAATAGCTCACTTAGATGTAAAGCCtgataatatatatgtgaaGAATGGTGTTTATAAGCTAGGTGACTTTGGATGTGCAACTCTGCTTGACAACAGCCTGCCAATTGAAGAAGGTGATGCTCGATACATGCCGCAAGAAATCCTGAATGAGAAATATGGTGATCTTGATAAGGCCGATATCTTCTCCTTGGGAGTTGCTGTTTATGAGCTTATTAGAGGTTCACCTTTGCCAGAATCAGGACCTcaaattttaaatctcagggagGGAAAGTTGCCACTCCTTCCTGGTCATTCGTTGCAATTTCAGAACTTACTCAAG GTCATGTTGGATCCAAATCCAGTCTGGAGGCCGTCAGCGAAAGATTTGGTCGAAAATCCAATTTTTGACAAGGTGAAGCGAAATGGACGAGCCTAG